Proteins co-encoded in one Artemia franciscana chromosome 10, ASM3288406v1, whole genome shotgun sequence genomic window:
- the LOC136032162 gene encoding HEAT repeat-containing protein 5B-like yields the protein MMSTLGCLLDEQVFKTIPEDKRCQLVFTWIRSLEDAMSQKKLANISLEKLCDQVYSQLLITPSKAARTCIGNCLAKLLSYSSSVTLLNILNRCNDFLRQESTTLSNNQLAALDCLSCLYSELKTSLGRTNEETLLLICKLLKVQDQTQRLILLNNLKVILESVPFDSSTLTKEIVRIIKIISKDHNPEIRASLFKCCSALCLTSSIMDSELEILYRVAFKNCHDSSSQVSESVGQLLGILSAVTHADFTFTGKAKVLQRSKMNTEQALLPLKTTFLKGQYGFMRGTTDKIMRIVSTKRDVRYSISKAYVNFALTMGSKWLEDNLEVFLKEVLSLLSCFDPSDDESGAVRYNIVLILDCVFGRILQTSFQILALKELIKKVVLLKTTIDKDSQSNADLITMKLSVVCCLEMVAHLLMNNDTLVTHLIDDSTDSVTDLFYNCLSSASPPIRTASAMCLRSVAKSFPVLLPRLVDKIVEYLNSNGRSTDGICGFSQALAAILSCARENPFGISKTRMKVLFNLAEEMIRSNSGSIHLVKSGWLIIGALLSAGMSIVHTEIPRVINLWRNIFNLHTKESEELKKTKIESQPTALTVFNQVGAVSSMFSFVFYCDLPKYPEFSKKFASILEQAITVVVSTDICNVGRKIENQISILKTKLYDVARLLNQKLSKGSPITLLKSLLADIVTSKGYSVRLNSILGSLCDSVSEPLFNESTYECKSLTENWVKHDVPTIYDLDEHQLYLNPYMLSEVNQTARLVDSALKLYGKIPMLVSQKHVSDSITYFQEILNDTRYKADEQSYANIITAILLLTKTCSEGGYQLSYDTAVKSIVSIMLNAICSNNSYLRIASLSCISFLVSSCKDSKIVNDIFESSFPRINERQEFPVGFALMAAFALKSSNLNPGSAQLSSVISSLLKYAQDSNNPLQQKWAMYGIYVMFDAQGSSFVSYIPTSISLCSKLILSSSNISEETLVFSGKLLGAAIMALGPELANKGSSNTILQTVVNICHVLQSQRNPLLQNVALECQQKIYLFNRSALNLPKVVCVLVTALLHPCMELQITSLVFLKQILQRDTAQIYEQGSICLTAMVESNHNVIYRLKNIPCPEDNLGNLLFKMLDTERNASLTSQLRDTMLMLFASSEMFSPCLQLCREVITASQDLSKAEDTNDLTSPDSPDDEEKCKASEEISSVSYASYCTSTKNFAVSCVQTVLKSLSESTESSLSILGDVIRVAFIAALSPMDSLKLEGLLALQILIDKFSGVDDPTYEGHCILEQYQAQIAAALRPSFESDTYPDVSIVACNVLSSWMRGGGASDEYQMHRAYGLLKSGYNRLVCTCTSEQMKCCSHKAFSESAYGRKKLAVLKAWAELYIDFAEKDNPITTTLCKDQEFLSSLWTRVLSDHARVLLPNELRLHVQEIGFHSDDSIFSRSAWTVILEALSLWLNKNQGLLGSLPLSHLTNTSKAIQSLSSLAFEHLCNCKASESALPVLSCVASLKHLSYFCEIEPLFLWENLLSPESLHILHKVVLTKTETEVHSVVIDLLGKLLTSACKSDSKINSISVVSNVGTRISFCVLEICYSLLVRYLPDPIMVMKREIIKEPPFHEWSSGVENIMCGVIKLFELLSCMRNEMLTKDVIPTLLHAVFVVTYQTAFRFMKNKERSEGSHSVTTACVKLIRSLVDFLKSTENEGAVTRTILKILSSSIQIQSKDCTFDPLTRMVLLAIVCKCDVPNDLKPVLARICSYMSSELLKIGVSDKIKLLQVLHSVYQSCSHSNLPIVVKNTSNAIFETISGFSYGCSINTDDVKLYSESLNCLEKLVEVADSDRRTVVLNMLMIALVNCLSTENGLIKAMANTRIQTLASVYPENMKQVLHSSDIRQRIL from the coding sequence atgTCGACCCTAGGATGCCTGCTTGATGAACAAGTCTTTAAAACGATTCCAGAAGACAAAAGATGTCAACTTGTTTTTACTTGGATACGGTCTCTTGAAGATGCTATGTCACAAAAGAAGCTTGCAAATATTTCTCTTGAGAAGCTCTGTGATCAAGTATACTCGCAGCTGCTAATAACTCCTAGCAAAGCGGCTAGAACATGTATTGGGAATTGTTTAGCAAAATTATTAAGCTATAGCAGCTCAGTAACactattgaatattttaaacagGTGTAATGATTTTCTGAGACAAGAGAGCACAACATTATCAAATAATCAGTTGGCAGCACTTGattgtctgtcttgtctttatTCTGAACTCAAAACTTCATTGGGGCGAACCAATGAAGAGACATTATTGTTGATATGTAAGCTTCTGAAAGTCCAAGACCAAACCCAGAGGTTAATACTTCTTAATAATTTAAAGGTTATACTTGAGTCAGTTCCTTTTGACAGTTCAACTCTTACAAAGGAAATTGTAagaatcattaaaataatttcaaaggaCCATAATCCTGAGATAAGAGCCTCTTTGTTTAAATGCTGCTCAGCTTTATGTTTAACTTCCAGCATAATGGATAGTGAACTGGAAATTCTATATCGTGTAGCTTTCAAAAATTGCCATGATTCTTCCTCTCAAGTAAGTGAATCAGTGGGTCAGTTACTTGGTATCTTAAGTGCTGTCACTCATGCCGACTTTACATTTACTGGAAAAGCTAAAGTCCTGCAGAGGAGCAAAATGAATACAGAGCAAGCATTGTTGCCTTTGAAAACTACGTTTTTAAAGGGGCAGTATGGCTTCATGAGAGGTACTACGGACAAAATAATGAGAATTGTGTCAACTAAAAGAGATGTGCGTTATTCTATCTCTAAAGCTTATGTGAACTTCGCTCTAACAATGGGCTCTAAGTGGTTGGAAGATAATCTTGAAGTTTTCCTCAAAGAAGTGTTGTCATTGTTGTCATGTTTTGATCCTTCTGATGATGAATCAGGTGCAGTACGATATAATATTGTACTAATATTAGATTGTGTGTTTGGAAGAATTTTACAGACTTCATTCCAAATTCTTGCTTTAAAAGAGCTCATAAAAAAGGTTGTCCTGCTAAAGACTACCATCGACAAAGATAGTCAGAGCAATGCTGATTTGATTACAATGAAGCTTTCTGTTGTTTGCTGCTTGGAGATGGTTGCACATTTGCTAATGAATAATGATACTTTAGTGACACATTTAATTGATGATAGCACAGACTCGGTTACTGATTTGTTTTATAATTGCTTAAGCTCCGCATCTCCTCCCATTAGGACTGCTAGTGCTATGTGCCTAAGGAGTGTTGCTAAGTCTTTTCCAGTCCTATTGCCAAGGCTTGTTGATAAAATAGTTGAATATTTGAACTCAAATGGCAGGAGTACAGATGGTATCTGCGGTTTTAGCCAGGCACTTGCGGCGATACTATCTTGTGCTAGGGAAAATCCTTTTGGAATTAGCAAAACACGCATGAAGGTTCTATTTAACTTGGCTGAAGAAATGATTAGAAGTAATAGTGGCAGCATACACCTTGTGAAAAGTGGTTGGCTCATTATTGGAGCCTTATTGTCAGCAGGTATGAGTATAGTACACACTGAAATCCCACGAGTGATTAATTTATggcgaaatatttttaatttgcacACAAAAGAGAGTgaagaattaaagaaaacaaagattGAATCTCAGCCTACAGCTCTTACAGTTTTTAATCAAGTTGGAGCAGTGTCAAGTATGTTCAGTTTTGTCTTTTATTGTGATCTACCAAAATATCCtgagttttcaaaaaagtttgcTTCTATATTGGAGCAAGCAATTACCGTAGTCGTGTCCACGGATATTTGTAATGTCGGACGCAAGATAGAAAACCAGATATCAATATTGAAAACCAAACTGTATGACGTAGCTCGTCTTTTAAACCAAAAACTATCTAAAGGATCCCCCATAACCTTGTTAAAGAGTCTTCTAGCCGATATTGTAACTTCAAAAGGCTACTCTGTGAGACTTAATTCAATTTTAGGCTCTTTGTGTGATAGTGTTTCAGAACCTCTCTTCAACGAAAGCACGTATGAATGCAAATCCTTAACAGAAAACTGGGTAAAACATGACGTCCCAACTATTTACGATTTAGACGAACATCAACTATACTTGAATCCCTACATGCTATCAGAAGTAAATCAAACGGCTAGACTTGTTGACTCTGCTTTGAAATTGTATGGGAAAATCCCTATGCTTGTTTCTCAGAAGCATGTATCTGATTCTATAACTTACTTCCAAGAAATCTTAAATGATACAAGGTATAAAGCTGATGAACAATCATATGCTAATATAATAACAGCCATTCTTTTGCTAACAAAGACTTGTAGCGAAGGCGGCTATCAGTTATCCTATGACACAGCTGTTAAGTCCATTGTTTCTATAATGTTAAATGCAATATGCTCTAATAACAGCTACCTTCGAATAGCCTCTTTATCATGTATTTCGTTTTTGGTGTCTTCTTGTAAAGATTCAAAAATAGTGAATGATATATTTGAATCATCTTTTCCACGCATCAACGAAAGACAAGAATTTCCAGTTGGATTTGCTTTGATGGCAGCGTTTGCTCTCAAATCTAGTAACCTCAACCCAGGTTCTGCTCAATTATCAAGTGTAATAAGCAGCTTGCTAAAATATGCCCAAGACTCGAATAATCCCCTACAACAGAAATGGGCAATGTATGGAATTTATGTCATGTTTGATGCCCAAGGGTCTAGTTTTGTATCTTACATACCAACTTCAATCAGTCTCTGTTCAAAATTGATTCTTTCTTCTAGCAACATTAGTGAAGAGACATTGGTATTTTCAGGGAAGCTCCTTGGTGCTGCTATAATGGCTCTAGGTCCTGAGCTAGCAAACAAGGGTAGTAGCAATACAATTCTGCAAACTGTAGTAAATATTTGCCATGTTCTGCAGTCTCAGAGGAACCCCTTGCTTCAAAATGTTGCCTTGGAGTGCCAACAGAAAATATATCTTTTCAACCGTAGTGCATTAAATCTTCCCAAAGTTGTTTGTGTTTTAGTTACTGCATTGCTTCATCCCTGTATGGAACTTCAAATAACATCGCTTGTGTTTTTAAAGCAGATTCTGCAACGAGATACCGCCCAGATTTACGAACAAGGTTCAATTTGCTTGACTGCCATGGTAGAGAGTAACCACAACGTTATATATCGGTTAAAAAACATTCCTTGCCCTGAAGATAATTTGGGAAACCTTCTTTTTAAGATGCTAGACACGGAACGAAATGCCTCTCTAACGTCACAACTCCGTGACACAATGCTGATGTTGTTCGCATCTTCCGAGATGTTCAGTCCGTGTCTTCAGCTTTGTCGGGAAGTAATTACGGCATCGCAAGACTTGTCCAAGGCCGAAGATACCAATGATCTTACTTCTCCAGATTCCCCTGATgatgaagaaaaatgtaaagCTTCAGAGGAGATTAGTTCAGTTTCATATGCATCTTACTGTActtcaacaaaaaattttgctGTCAGTTGTGTACAGACTGTTTTGAAGAGCCTCAGTGAGTCTACAGAATCATCTCTGTCGATTTTGGGAGATGTTATACGAGTTGCATTCATTGCAGCCCTGAGTCCTATGGACTCGCTCAAACTTGAAGGCCTTCTGGCACTTCAAATCCTAATAGACAAATTTTCAGGTGTTGATGATCCAACTTATGAGGGCCATTGCATTCTTGAGCAATATCAGGCTCAAATAGCAGCTGCATTAAGACCGTCTTTTGAAAGTGATACTTATCCTGATGTCAGTATTGTTGCATGTAATGTTCTGTCATCATGGATGAGAGGAGGTGGAGCCAGTGATGAATACCAAATGCACAGGGCTTATGGTTTGCTTAAGTCTGGTTATAATCGCCTAGTTTGCACATGTACTTCTGAACAAATGAAATGTTGCAGTCACAAAGCGTTCAGTGAGTCTGCATATGGTAGAAAAAAACTGGCTGTTTTAAAAGCTTGGGCGGAATTGTATATAGATTTTGCAGAGAAAGATAACCCAATTACTACAACTCTATGCAAAGATCAAGAGTTTCTAAGTTCTTTATGGACAAGAGTGTTGTCTGACCATGCTCGGGTCTTGCTGCCTAATGAACTTAGGTTACATGTGCAAGAAATAGGCTTTCACTCAGATGATTCAATTTTCAGCCGAAGTGCATGGACTGTCATTCTTGAAGCCCTTTCTTTGTGGTTGAATAAAAACCAAGGATTGCTGGGCAGCCTACCGCTTAGCCACTTAACCAATACTTCGAAAGCTATTCAATCTTTGTCCTCCTTAGCCTTCGAGCACTTATGCAATTGTAAAGCATCTGAATCTGCTTTGCCTGTTTTATCATGTGTCGCCTCTCTTAAACATTTAAGCTATTTTTGTGAAATTGAACCTTTGTTCTTGTGGGAGAATTTATTGTCACCCGAATCTCTCCATATTTTACATAAAGTTGTCCTAACAAAAACCGAGACTGAAGTTCACAGTGTTGTGATTGATCTATTGGGAAAACTTTTAACTTCTGCGTGCAAATCAGATAGCAAGATTAACAGTATTTCTGTTGTCAGTAATGTTGGAACACGAATATCGTTTTGCGTTCTAGAGATTTGTTATAGTTTGCTGGTCCGCTACTTGCCTGATCCCATCATggtaatgaaaagagaaataatCAAAGAACCCCCATTCCATGAGTGGTCTTCTGGAGTCGAGAATATAATGTGTGGagtaattaaattatttgaacttttatccTGTATGAGAAATGAAATGTTAACAAAAGATGTAATACCAACACTGCTGCATGCAGTTTTTGTGGTAACCTATCAAACAGCTTTTCGGtttatgaaaaacaaagaacGTTCTGAAGGGAGTCATTCAGTTACCACGGCATGTGTTAAGCTTATAAGATCTTTAGTGGATTTTCTTAAGTCTACTGAAAATGAAGGTGCAGTGACAAGGACCATATTGAAGATACTTAGTTCAAGCATTCAGATTCAGTCTAAGGATTGTACCTTTGATCCCTTAACTAGGATGGTGCTATTAGCCATAGTATGTAAATGCGATGTACCAAATGATTTAAAACCGGTTTTGGCACGGATATGCAGCTATATGTCGAGTGAACTCTTAAAAATTGGTGTAAGTGACAAAATAAAGTTGTTACAAGTACTACATTCGGTTTATCAGAGTTGTTCTCATTCTAATCTTCCTATAGTAGTGAAAAATACTTCTAACGCAATATTTGAAACAATTTCAGGCTTTTCATATGGTTGCTCAATTAATACGGATGATGTGAAGCTCTATAGCGAGTCTTTGAATTGTTTAGAGAAACTAGTAGAAGTAGCTGACTCTGACAGAAGGACCGTAGTTTTAAACATGCTGATGATTGCTTTAGTGAATTGCCTGTCCACAGAAAATGGCTTGATAAAAGCTATGGCAAATACAAGAATACAGACATTAGCATCTGTTTATCCAGAAAATATGAAACAGGTTCTCCATAGTAGTGACATTCGTCAGAGGATCCTTTAA